Proteins encoded within one genomic window of Phototrophicus methaneseepsis:
- a CDS encoding ATP-binding cassette domain-containing protein yields MSSPNETDRTDTPLVDMRDIHKYFGSVQALRGINFHVDKQEIVGLLGDNGAGKSTLIKVLTGFHTPTKGQIYFEGAPVSIESPHDARDLGIETVYQDLALVPLMSIARNFWLGQEPTYHIGPFQFLDQNHMAEITIEALADVGIHIRDPNEEVGTMSGGERQSIAIGRAVYFGKKLLILDEPTSALSVGETRKVLDYTLAAKERGMSVIFITHNISQVHAVADRFTIISRGRKLGDFRKEEVSESEVAQMIISDTIPERLRLFDPEVEDMSTEDMP; encoded by the coding sequence ATGAGCAGCCCGAACGAAACAGACCGAACAGATACGCCACTTGTCGACATGCGCGATATTCACAAATACTTCGGTAGTGTGCAGGCACTGCGTGGCATCAACTTCCATGTAGATAAGCAAGAGATCGTCGGCTTATTAGGGGATAATGGCGCAGGGAAATCGACGCTGATTAAGGTACTGACGGGCTTTCATACGCCCACCAAAGGCCAGATTTATTTTGAGGGAGCGCCTGTCAGCATTGAATCGCCCCATGATGCCCGTGACCTGGGGATTGAAACAGTTTATCAGGATTTGGCGCTGGTCCCTTTGATGAGTATTGCACGCAACTTCTGGCTGGGGCAGGAGCCAACCTATCATATTGGCCCCTTTCAATTCCTCGATCAGAACCACATGGCCGAAATCACCATTGAAGCCCTGGCCGATGTCGGCATTCACATCCGCGACCCAAACGAAGAAGTCGGCACAATGTCTGGCGGGGAGCGGCAGTCTATCGCCATCGGGCGGGCTGTTTACTTCGGCAAGAAGCTGCTCATCCTCGATGAGCCGACATCCGCCCTTTCCGTTGGCGAAACGCGTAAAGTACTGGATTATACCCTGGCGGCTAAAGAACGCGGCATGAGCGTGATCTTCATCACGCACAACATCAGCCAGGTGCACGCCGTAGCAGACCGCTTTACGATCATCAGCCGGGGGCGCAAATTGGGCGACTTCCGCAAAGAAGAGGTCAGTGAATCAGAGGTCGCACAGATGATTATCTCCGATACGATCCCGGAACGGCTGCGACTGTTCGACCCGGAAGTAGAGGACATGTCAACAGAGGATATGCCATAA
- a CDS encoding fumarylacetoacetate hydrolase family protein: MDYFLLRCQHDGAIRWALQTQDETRLLPDSFQFSQWLAGSTEDVQVHIDTLTQSAAEAIPTPEALLAPVDAQEIWASGVTYLRSRDARQEEAQDGGDVYARVYHAQRPELFFKSLAYKAVGQGDAVGIRQDATWNVPEPELALVLNPAMQVIGFTIGNDMSSRDIEGENPLYLPQAKVYDKSCALGPRIWLNPANAWPDVTIAITISRSDEVVFQAETNTGQIKRTLPELASYLGRSHTLDYGALLLTGTGVVPPSDFTLQAGDVVSITIEPIGTLTNTVTVV; this comes from the coding sequence ATGGACTATTTTTTGCTACGCTGCCAGCATGACGGCGCGATTCGTTGGGCACTCCAGACACAGGACGAGACGCGCCTGCTGCCAGACTCGTTCCAGTTCAGCCAATGGCTGGCAGGAAGCACAGAGGATGTGCAGGTGCATATCGATACGCTGACCCAGAGCGCAGCAGAGGCCATCCCCACGCCGGAGGCCCTCTTAGCACCCGTGGATGCACAGGAGATCTGGGCTTCTGGCGTGACTTATCTGCGCAGCCGAGACGCCCGCCAGGAAGAAGCACAGGATGGCGGGGATGTTTATGCCCGAGTCTATCATGCCCAGCGCCCAGAATTATTTTTTAAGTCGCTGGCATATAAAGCAGTGGGCCAGGGCGATGCTGTAGGCATCCGCCAGGATGCGACATGGAATGTGCCAGAGCCGGAACTTGCCCTGGTGCTGAATCCCGCCATGCAGGTCATTGGTTTTACGATTGGCAATGATATGAGCAGCCGGGACATCGAAGGAGAAAATCCGCTGTATCTGCCGCAGGCCAAAGTTTATGATAAATCCTGCGCGTTAGGCCCACGCATCTGGTTAAACCCTGCGAATGCGTGGCCGGACGTCACCATTGCCATCACCATCAGCCGCAGCGACGAGGTAGTATTCCAGGCAGAGACGAACACCGGGCAAATTAAGCGTACTCTACCGGAACTCGCCAGTTACCTTGGTCGCAGCCACACGCTGGATTATGGCGCGCTCCTGTTGACGGGTACCGGCGTCGTGCCACCCAGCGATTTTACACTGCAAGCAGGCGACGTCGTTTCAATTACGATTGAGCCAATCGGCACCCTGACGAACACTGTTACCGTTGTTTAA
- a CDS encoding glycoside hydrolase family 9 protein — MTSFFKRRFLLGLLLSLLVIAGTQAQSDLEDAPYKDPSLPIDERVDDLLGRMTLEEKIGQMTLVEVNSLQPEIVRDHFIGAILSGGGGYPTPNTVENWALRTDTLQQAAMETRLQIPMMYGVDAIHGHNNVRGAVIYPHNIGLGATGDAELVRLIGQATACDMLATGIQWDYAPVLAVPQDIRWGRTYEAFGQDTELVTELGVAYIEGLQGDDLASPTTVAATPKHFVADGATMIGTSRTNGYLLDQGNASLTEEVLREVHLAPYEAAIAQGAQIIMASYSSWNNKKLHGQAYLLTDVLKGEMGFEGFIVSDWAGVDQVSSDYYDAVVTSINAGIDMNMVPSNFGRFITVMEQAVEDDDIIIERIDDAVRRILRVKFMLGLFENPYTNPDLAASFGSDAARELAREAVARSAVLLKNDADVLPLSTDLDRVFIAGDQANSVGIQSGGWTLEWQGTSADLPGTTIAEGIQAALGDRTQVFVDRDGVFEDATDEAGHPLRANVGVVVIGERPYAEGVGDVLDLALSEDDMQLIADVRERSDKLIIVLVSGRPLLINQALDYADAFIAAWLPGSEGAGIADVIFGERPFSGVLPMAWPRDMAQVPLSALESSEEPPLFPYGYGLTTAGEPAALPQITCGSASSQIQTESTEVESTDVENSETERTETPSEEVAMETEVPATETPGPDLSGLAVSVNQIGYYPDAPKFGMVANSGLETATWALLDVESGAVVSEGVAGPATHDAASGDELLVVDFSPFSTPGTYQLNVQGAVSAPFRIGEDVYRDLSVDALRYFYLSRSGIELDPTYAGDYARQAGHMTDDDVICYQGTDAAGASWPGCDYVLNARGGWYDAGDYGKYVVNGGISAWTLLNLYERVPSAYPDGSLNIPESGNGVSDLLDEARWEVDFLLSMQVPEGQPQAGMVHHKLHDLRWGDIPEKPPTEYNNDNDHQSSYSGRYVYPPSTTATYNMAAVAAQCARIWQGIDDDYAERCLNAAVRAFDAADENPIALAGNTPGEGGGNYDDVRPQDEKYWAAAELFVTTGDTHYLEAMQSTPYLAQFGALYNDGAMTWGDTAALGTLSILLHAASLDALDAETLTTMQEQLISVADDYLARIASEGYRLPMRNYVWGSNSVALNNAIILAYAYDQTGDLRYLGGVTETMDYILGRNTFAFSFVTGYGTERAQHPHHRFWANEPGRGFPAPPPGVVVGGPNADPSDPTALESADLEHGPARRYVDLRGSWSTNEVTINWNAPLAWVAGYLNALHTSDA, encoded by the coding sequence ATGACATCTTTTTTCAAACGTCGATTTTTGCTCGGTTTATTGTTGAGCCTGCTGGTGATTGCTGGCACACAGGCACAATCCGATCTTGAGGATGCCCCCTATAAAGACCCTTCACTGCCAATTGATGAGCGCGTTGACGATTTGCTAGGCCGCATGACGCTGGAAGAGAAAATCGGCCAGATGACCCTGGTCGAAGTCAACAGCCTCCAGCCAGAAATTGTCCGCGATCACTTTATCGGGGCGATTCTCAGCGGTGGCGGCGGTTATCCGACCCCCAACACAGTAGAAAATTGGGCCTTACGGACGGATACGCTGCAACAGGCGGCCATGGAGACGCGGCTGCAAATCCCCATGATGTATGGCGTTGATGCTATCCATGGGCATAACAACGTCCGGGGCGCTGTGATCTATCCACATAACATTGGCCTGGGCGCGACAGGGGATGCGGAATTGGTGCGCCTGATCGGGCAGGCTACCGCCTGTGACATGCTGGCGACAGGCATTCAGTGGGATTATGCGCCCGTGCTGGCTGTTCCGCAGGACATCCGTTGGGGCCGGACTTATGAAGCCTTCGGCCAGGATACGGAACTCGTCACAGAACTTGGCGTGGCTTATATTGAAGGCCTGCAGGGCGATGACCTCGCCAGCCCGACGACCGTCGCGGCGACGCCCAAGCACTTTGTCGCTGATGGCGCGACGATGATTGGTACCTCGCGTACAAATGGCTATTTGCTGGACCAGGGTAACGCCAGCCTGACAGAAGAAGTGCTCCGTGAGGTGCATCTTGCGCCTTATGAAGCGGCTATCGCCCAGGGCGCGCAGATTATTATGGCTTCCTACTCAAGCTGGAACAATAAAAAGCTGCATGGTCAGGCGTATTTGCTGACGGACGTCCTGAAAGGCGAAATGGGCTTTGAAGGCTTTATCGTCAGCGATTGGGCGGGTGTTGATCAGGTCAGCAGCGATTATTATGACGCTGTTGTGACGAGCATCAACGCGGGTATTGATATGAATATGGTACCCAGCAACTTTGGGCGTTTTATCACGGTGATGGAACAGGCTGTGGAAGATGACGACATCATCATAGAGCGCATTGACGATGCAGTGCGCCGCATCCTGCGCGTCAAGTTTATGCTGGGCTTGTTCGAGAATCCCTATACCAACCCGGATTTAGCCGCGTCGTTTGGTTCCGATGCTGCGCGTGAATTGGCGCGGGAGGCTGTGGCGCGGTCGGCTGTCTTGCTCAAAAATGATGCTGATGTGCTCCCGCTCTCCACGGATTTAGACAGGGTATTCATTGCTGGTGATCAGGCTAACAGTGTCGGCATTCAATCCGGTGGCTGGACGTTGGAGTGGCAGGGGACAAGTGCTGATTTACCCGGTACGACGATTGCAGAAGGGATCCAGGCGGCCCTGGGGGATCGTACACAGGTTTTTGTCGACCGGGACGGTGTTTTCGAAGATGCGACAGACGAAGCGGGTCACCCATTGCGGGCGAATGTCGGGGTCGTCGTCATTGGCGAGCGCCCCTATGCGGAAGGCGTCGGCGATGTGTTGGACCTGGCATTGTCTGAAGATGATATGCAGCTCATCGCAGACGTGCGCGAACGCAGCGATAAACTCATTATCGTACTCGTGAGTGGTCGTCCACTGCTGATTAATCAGGCACTGGATTATGCTGATGCCTTTATCGCGGCATGGCTCCCCGGCTCTGAAGGCGCAGGCATCGCCGATGTGATCTTCGGTGAACGGCCCTTTAGCGGTGTGCTGCCCATGGCATGGCCTCGCGACATGGCACAGGTACCTCTCAGCGCGCTTGAATCCAGCGAGGAGCCGCCGCTGTTCCCTTATGGTTATGGCCTGACCACAGCGGGTGAACCGGCTGCTTTACCACAAATCACTTGTGGTAGCGCATCATCTCAAATACAAACAGAAAGCACAGAAGTAGAGAGTACTGACGTAGAAAACTCTGAAACAGAGCGTACTGAAACACCGAGTGAGGAGGTCGCTATGGAGACGGAAGTGCCAGCAACAGAAACACCTGGCCCAGATTTATCAGGCCTTGCCGTGAGCGTTAACCAGATTGGTTACTATCCAGATGCGCCTAAATTCGGCATGGTCGCCAACAGCGGCCTGGAAACGGCGACCTGGGCTTTGCTGGATGTTGAAAGTGGTGCTGTCGTGTCTGAAGGCGTGGCAGGGCCAGCGACTCATGATGCTGCGAGCGGTGATGAATTGCTCGTCGTAGATTTTAGTCCGTTTTCGACACCCGGAACGTATCAACTAAATGTGCAGGGGGCGGTTAGCGCCCCCTTTCGCATTGGGGAAGATGTCTATCGTGATCTGAGCGTGGATGCTCTGCGTTATTTTTACCTCAGCCGCAGTGGTATTGAACTGGACCCAACCTATGCTGGCGATTATGCGCGTCAGGCTGGGCACATGACCGATGATGATGTCATTTGCTATCAGGGGACAGATGCAGCGGGTGCTTCCTGGCCGGGTTGCGATTACGTGCTGAATGCGCGCGGCGGTTGGTACGATGCTGGCGATTATGGTAAGTATGTCGTCAATGGTGGTATTAGTGCCTGGACGCTGCTCAATCTGTACGAACGTGTGCCTTCAGCGTACCCGGATGGCAGCCTGAATATCCCTGAGAGTGGTAATGGCGTCTCCGATTTGCTGGATGAAGCGCGTTGGGAAGTCGATTTCTTGCTCTCGATGCAGGTGCCGGAAGGCCAGCCACAGGCGGGCATGGTGCATCACAAATTGCATGATCTGAGATGGGGCGACATCCCCGAAAAGCCACCCACAGAATACAATAATGATAACGATCATCAATCTTCTTACAGTGGGCGCTACGTCTATCCGCCTTCAACAACGGCGACTTATAACATGGCGGCTGTCGCTGCACAGTGCGCGCGCATCTGGCAGGGCATCGACGACGATTATGCTGAACGCTGCCTGAATGCGGCTGTTCGTGCCTTCGATGCTGCTGATGAGAACCCGATTGCGTTGGCGGGGAATACACCCGGCGAAGGCGGCGGTAATTACGATGATGTCAGGCCGCAGGATGAAAAGTATTGGGCGGCTGCGGAGCTTTTTGTTACCACGGGAGATACACATTATCTGGAAGCCATGCAAAGCACACCCTATCTCGCCCAGTTTGGCGCTCTATACAATGACGGAGCTATGACATGGGGAGATACGGCGGCATTGGGGACCCTTTCCATATTGCTGCATGCTGCTTCGCTGGATGCATTGGATGCCGAGACGCTCACGACCATGCAGGAACAGCTTATTTCTGTAGCGGATGACTATCTGGCGCGTATCGCGAGCGAAGGGTATCGTCTGCCAATGCGCAATTACGTCTGGGGGTCTAACAGCGTCGCATTGAATAATGCCATCATCCTGGCTTATGCATATGATCAAACGGGCGATTTGCGCTATCTGGGCGGGGTAACAGAGACGATGGATTATATCCTGGGGCGCAATACCTTCGCCTTTAGCTTTGTGACGGGCTACGGTACAGAGCGTGCCCAGCACCCGCACCATCGCTTCTGGGCCAATGAGCCAGGGCGTGGCTTCCCGGCACCACCGCCGGGCGTGGTAGTTGGTGGCCCCAATGCAGACCCTAGCGACCCGACAGCGCTTGAAAGCGCGGATCTTGAGCATGGGCCTGCGCGTCGTTATGTGGATTTGCGCGGCAGTTGGTCTACCAATGAGGTGACAATTAACTGGAATGCGCCGCTTGCATGGGTGGCCGGCTACTTAAACGCGCTCCATACAAGCGACGCCTGA
- a CDS encoding substrate-binding domain-containing protein, with the protein MKTLFRVIPILLLVTGVIIAGIGGVGAQDQLVFSMVSHGGVGNPFWIVVIKGMDDACALLEADCEWLADPVDSVDDMAGYWDDALARDNDGIGTTVPNPEVIRDAVNRAADAGIPVVVFNTADPNAGTPDALPTLFYVGANEFLGGRSNAQAVLDAAAEAGTEITRGVCPIQEVGHSGLEARCAGVRSVFEEAGIPLDGLTISNDVTESAGVLSDYFTANQDTNAAFMLGPNPASALNLYFQESGRMPGDVFATTHDTSAEIYEMIQEGYLVQAIDQQPYLQGFETIMWLYLNSQFALAPGGDILTGPGVIDQSNVDAIVELTAAGYR; encoded by the coding sequence ATGAAGACGTTATTCCGAGTCATCCCGATTTTATTACTCGTTACAGGTGTCATCATCGCTGGTATCGGCGGTGTTGGCGCACAAGATCAGCTCGTTTTTAGCATGGTCAGCCATGGCGGTGTCGGCAATCCATTCTGGATCGTCGTCATCAAAGGTATGGATGATGCTTGCGCCCTGTTAGAAGCCGATTGTGAATGGCTGGCAGATCCGGTCGACAGCGTTGACGATATGGCAGGTTACTGGGACGATGCCCTTGCCCGTGATAACGACGGCATCGGCACCACAGTTCCTAACCCTGAAGTGATCCGTGATGCGGTTAACCGTGCCGCAGATGCGGGCATTCCTGTCGTCGTCTTTAACACGGCGGACCCCAACGCAGGCACGCCCGATGCACTCCCCACCCTTTTCTACGTCGGTGCGAATGAATTCCTCGGCGGGCGCTCCAACGCCCAGGCTGTGCTAGATGCTGCTGCAGAAGCAGGTACAGAAATTACACGTGGTGTTTGCCCCATCCAGGAAGTCGGCCATAGTGGCCTGGAAGCCCGTTGTGCTGGCGTGCGCAGTGTCTTTGAAGAAGCAGGCATCCCCCTTGATGGCCTGACCATCAGCAACGATGTCACAGAATCCGCGGGCGTGCTGAGCGATTACTTCACCGCCAACCAGGATACAAATGCAGCCTTCATGCTCGGCCCCAACCCAGCCAGCGCACTGAACCTTTACTTCCAGGAATCAGGCCGTATGCCGGGTGATGTCTTCGCCACCACGCATGATACCAGTGCTGAAATCTACGAGATGATCCAGGAAGGTTACCTCGTTCAGGCGATTGATCAGCAGCCCTATCTACAAGGGTTTGAAACGATCATGTGGCTCTACCTGAACAGCCAGTTTGCTCTGGCCCCAGGTGGCGACATCCTGACGGGTCCTGGTGTCATCGACCAATCTAACGTTGATGCCATTGTCGAACTCACCGCAGCCGGTTATCGCTAA
- a CDS encoding ABC transporter permease — protein sequence MQAFLDGKRDSTRTAQLFAFVMLALAAVGILVAEQIITGWLPLGERANILRSDKNLIEWAAIIVSVIYAIACLRTAWGLWQQQAAAISWTRWMSLLTAIIGFMLIASVLIPAVVKFFLLVAEVNGGDPPPETTAQMNLGVLVAIVGCVLLLLPRNRRFDHYKRTLQLSGLVLLGLGVGWMLVQIIQWVELFPLDVANIRHPELWRLLPGIALFTVGLIIYLLTRPNVEASDDLRRAVSMSPTKTISLQLAKSPSAGAIIGFIAIFFGFTMTTDLFFTQSSIASILTNVSSRGIIAIGITILMISGEFDLSVGSILGVVAMTFMTFMTEGIPGMNTGPLDVIPAAALAMFVAFVLGLINGLILITTGIPSFIVTLGTLLAYRAITLVVIAGGRILRYRDYFSEFPTVDISPWVLILLALIAMAVTLFLAWRSLPNLWRRAAQVWQMRQDNGYFGTTTAIYRAIFAFLATAATAIFAFWLLQIIIYYLSEGQFVQAGWFDLINGRWDLNVHFLGLHIVTESAANFRMAIIWWLIFVFVFNVILMRTPYGNSVFAVGGNEAAARAQGINVARIKVQNFVLTAMLTGIAAIYETARNPGVDPLKGQGWELEVIAMTVIGGALLSGGYGSVFGSFLGALIFGMLQTGLVLVGIDSRLFQGTVGVIIIVAVVLNTTVRGRQK from the coding sequence ATGCAAGCGTTTTTAGATGGAAAACGAGATAGCACGCGCACCGCGCAGCTCTTCGCCTTTGTGATGCTGGCATTAGCAGCCGTTGGCATCCTCGTTGCAGAACAAATCATTACAGGGTGGCTCCCCCTGGGGGAACGCGCCAACATCCTCCGCAGTGATAAAAACCTGATTGAATGGGCCGCAATCATCGTCAGCGTGATTTATGCCATCGCGTGCCTGCGTACAGCCTGGGGGCTGTGGCAGCAGCAAGCCGCAGCAATAAGCTGGACGCGCTGGATGAGCCTTCTCACAGCGATCATCGGCTTTATGTTGATTGCCAGTGTCTTGATCCCGGCTGTGGTGAAGTTCTTCCTGCTCGTCGCAGAAGTCAACGGGGGCGATCCACCGCCAGAAACCACGGCGCAGATGAATCTGGGCGTCTTAGTAGCGATTGTTGGCTGTGTGCTGCTCTTGCTGCCCCGCAACCGCCGTTTTGATCATTACAAGCGCACCCTGCAACTGAGCGGGCTCGTCCTGCTCGGCCTGGGCGTAGGTTGGATGCTGGTGCAGATTATCCAATGGGTGGAACTATTCCCGCTAGATGTCGCGAATATTCGCCACCCAGAATTATGGCGCTTGCTGCCAGGTATCGCCCTCTTTACAGTTGGGCTCATCATCTATCTACTGACCCGCCCCAATGTCGAAGCCTCTGATGACCTGCGACGAGCTGTCTCTATGTCCCCGACGAAGACGATCAGCCTGCAACTTGCCAAATCACCCAGTGCAGGGGCCATCATCGGCTTTATCGCCATCTTCTTCGGCTTCACGATGACGACTGATCTTTTTTTCACACAATCGTCTATCGCATCCATCCTGACGAATGTCTCTAGCCGGGGCATCATCGCCATTGGCATCACCATTTTGATGATCTCCGGCGAATTTGACCTCTCTGTCGGCTCCATACTGGGTGTGGTCGCCATGACCTTCATGACCTTCATGACGGAAGGCATCCCAGGCATGAATACGGGTCCGCTGGATGTCATCCCGGCGGCGGCGCTGGCAATGTTCGTGGCCTTTGTTCTGGGGCTCATTAACGGCCTCATCCTCATCACAACAGGCATTCCCTCTTTCATCGTGACGTTAGGGACGCTGCTTGCTTACCGCGCGATTACACTGGTCGTCATCGCAGGCGGGCGTATTTTGCGCTACCGCGATTACTTCAGTGAATTCCCAACCGTCGATATTTCCCCCTGGGTGCTGATTTTGCTGGCACTCATTGCGATGGCAGTTACGCTGTTCCTGGCATGGCGATCTTTGCCTAATTTATGGCGCCGCGCCGCGCAAGTATGGCAAATGCGCCAGGATAACGGGTACTTCGGCACGACAACGGCAATTTATCGTGCGATATTCGCCTTCCTGGCAACAGCAGCAACAGCGATATTCGCCTTCTGGTTGCTGCAAATCATCATCTATTACCTATCAGAGGGGCAATTCGTCCAGGCGGGCTGGTTTGACCTCATCAATGGGCGCTGGGACCTCAATGTACACTTTTTAGGGCTGCACATCGTGACGGAAAGCGCGGCGAACTTCCGCATGGCAATTATCTGGTGGCTGATCTTCGTCTTCGTGTTCAATGTCATCCTGATGCGCACACCCTACGGCAATTCCGTCTTTGCGGTAGGTGGTAACGAAGCCGCCGCCCGCGCCCAGGGTATCAACGTCGCGCGCATTAAAGTGCAGAACTTCGTCCTGACAGCCATGCTGACCGGTATTGCCGCCATCTATGAGACAGCCCGTAACCCCGGCGTGGACCCACTGAAAGGCCAGGGGTGGGAGCTGGAAGTCATCGCAATGACGGTCATTGGCGGCGCGTTGCTCAGCGGCGGTTATGGCAGTGTTTTCGGGTCGTTCCTGGGTGCACTCATCTTTGGCATGTTGCAGACGGGGCTGGTGCTTGTCGGCATTGATTCGCGCCTGTTCCAGGGCACAGTTGGTGTCATCATCATTGTGGCCGTTGTGCTCAATACCACCGTGCGTGGTCGACAAAAATAA